CATTCGTTATAACAATAGGAAAAAGTACCATTACGTTATTTTATGTGCTATTTCCGATGGGGATGGTAAATATAGTTCAAATGAATCATCGTTCCTTTTCTGAGGACTCTTTAGGATGCATTTTTAGATACGCCTCGTAATTATGTTGTTTAGTGGTTCCCATATGTCTGATACCTGTATATACTCACAGCATTACTGTATAAAAAAACAGGCTGAAGGAATCGAGAGATGAAAGCATTAACCGCTAGGCAGCAACAGATCTATGACATGATTCGCGAGCATATTGGTCAGTCCGGTATGCCGCCAACCAGAGCGGAAATTGCCAGAACGCTCGGCTTTAAGTCCCCTAATGCTGCAGAAGAGCACCTGAAAGCAATGGCGAGAAAGGGCGTTATTGAAATCGTTACTGGTGCTTCCCGAGGGATTCGGCTGTTGATGGAAGAGGCGGAGGAAGAGACGGGCCTGCCGCTGATTGGGCGAGTTGCCGCAGGGGAACCTCTGCTGGCACAGGAGCATATTGAAAGCCACTACCGCGTCGATCCGGCGCTGTTTCGCCCACACGCTGACTTTTTGCTACGGGTTAGCGGTATGTCCATGAAAGACATCGGGATCGTCGATGGCGATCTTTTAGCCGTTCACAAGACGCAGGATGTCCGCAACGGGCAGGTTGTGGTTGCGCGCATCGACGATGAAGTCACCGTCAAGCGTCTCAAAAAGCAGGGCAACGTCGTTCAGCTGCTGCCGGAAAATGAAGAGTTCTCTCCGATTGTAGTTGACCTAAGCGAGCAGAGCCTGACGATCGAAGGCTTAGCCGTTGGCGTTATCCGTAACGGTGATTGGATGTAAGAAATATCAAGCTGACCGATCGAGTACACTGATGCTGCTTCGGTCAGCGCGTTAACGCTAAAAGCGCCTTCGGGCGCTTTTTTTACGTGCGGAGTTTGGGTTCAGTTGTCGAGAGGGGGTAAGCGAGAGCCCTATGGGAGCTAACGGAGCTATGCGCTTTGCTTATTGCACTGGCCACAGGTACCGTGCGTTTCAAGCACGCTGTGCTGAATGGTGAAGCTGCTTTCATCCGCCAGCGACTTAAGCAGTTTGTCTATACCTTTAGCGTGGTGCTCAGCCACCAGTCCACAGCTGTCGCAGATAAACAGGGCGGAGGTATGCAGCGGTTCACCAACGTGGTGACAAACGACGTAGCTGTTGGTGGACTCAATCTTGTGAATAAAGCCCTGTTCAAGAAGAAAATCGAGAGCGCGATAAACCGTAGGCGGCTTCGCCTGTGGTTCTGATTCCCGCAGCAGGTCTAGCAGATCGTAAGCGCTGATGGCATTTGGCTGCTCGGCCATTAGCTGCAAAACCAGCTGACGCTGTGGCGTCAGGCGAACGGCTCGCTGTTCACACAGCTTTTGCGCTTTGGCTAACATTGAGGTGATGTTAACTGAGACCATCTTACTTCTCTCCTGATAAACAGAAAGCCAATACTACCACGCTAGAGCAAGAACGCCGATAGGGAGCTTTACGCATCCGTGAGCCGTGTGGGAGAAAGGCGCTTGGCGCTGAGGCTTTATTCGCTTGCTGTGTTACAATTATCGGCCTTTTATGACGCTGCTGTGCTGAAAATAAAGCACAGCAGCGACTTTGATAAAACCAAAAGAGTGAATTTTACGTCGATGTCCCAATTTCCTTCTCACCGCTTCTCCGTCGCTCCCATGCTGGACTGGACAGATCGCCACTGCCGATATTTTCATCGTTTACTCACTCGGCAAACCCTGCTGTATACCGAAATGGTGACGACGGGTGCAATCCTGTTTGGCAAAGGGGACTATCTGGGCTATAGCCGGGAAGAGCAGCCGGTTGCGCTACAGCTGGGGGGGAGCGATCCCGCGGCGCTAGCAGAGTGCGCGGCGCGGGCAGAGGCTTTGGGCTACAGCGAAATCAATTTGAACGCAGGATGCCCGTCCGATCGCGTGCAAAACGGGCGCTTTGGCGCCTGCCTGATGGCGGAGCCTGAACTAGTGGCAGACTGCGTTGCCGCGATGAAAGAGGCCGTGACTATACCCGTGACGGTGAAAACCCGAATCGGTATTGACGATAGCGACAGCTATGCCTTTTTACAGCGCTTTATTGAAGTCGTCTCCCAGCGGGGCGGCTGCCAGAGTTTTACGCTGCACGCGCGTAAAGCTTGGCTATCTGGGCTGAGTCCGAAAGAGAACAGAGAGATCCCTCCTTTGGACTATGATCGAGTTTATCGCGTTAAGCAGGAGCTCCCACACTTAACGATCTGCATCAACGGCGGTGTGAAAAGTCTTGAGGAGGCGAAAGGACACCTTGAGCACGTTGACGGCGTGATGATGGGGCGAGAGGCCTATCAAAACCCAGGCATTCTTGCCTGCGTTGACAGGGAGCTGTTCGGTGACTGTGCTGAACCGCTTGCTCCCGCAGCGGCGGTTGAAGCGATGTATCCCTATATTGAAAGCGAGCTGACTAAGGGGACTTACCTTGGGCACATTACTCGACATATGCTGGGGCTGTTTCAGGGGGTGCCCGGTGCGCGGCAGTTCCGCCGCCATCTGAGTGAAAATGCCCATAAGGCAGGAGCAGACGTTGAGATTCTTCGCCAAGCCCTCGCATTTGTTTCCGGGAAAGACACGTAGCGGCAGCGAATCGATAAAAGAAAGGCGACCGCGCGGTCGCCTTTCTTGTTTTTATTGACCGCTATTCGTGCCCGGCCAGCTCTCTGGGGCGATAGGGGGCTTCCAGTATAGCAATCTCTTCATCGGTCAGAGTGATAGACAGTGAAGCGATAGCATCGTCAAGGTGATGAGGCTTGGACGCGCCGACGATCGGTGCCGTAATGCCCGGCTTGCTGTGAACCCAGGCCATCGCTACCTGTGCCATAGGAATACCGCGCGCGCTTGCAACCTGTTCAACGGCAGCGACCAGCTCGTCTTCCTCTTCCTGATGGTTGTACCACGAATGTGCCGGAGCATCGGTTGCCGCACGCACGGTGGCATTCTTCCTTGAGCCCGTTAGGACGCCTCGAGCCAGAGGCGACCAAGGCGTAACGGCGATTCCCATTTCCCGGCACAGCGGCAGCATTTCCCGCTCTTCTTCACGGTAAATCAGGTTATAGTGATTTTGCATGGAGACAAAGCGCGCCATCCCGTGGCGTTCCTGAAGATCCAACATGCGCATAAACTGCCATGAGTGCATCGAAGAGGCGCCGATATAGCGCGCTTTTCCCGAGCGAACCACGGTGTCTAATGCGTCAATTGTCTCTTCGATAGGGGTTTCTGGATCGAATCGATGAATAATATAGAGATCGATATAGTCAGTACCCAAACGCTTTAGCGAATTGTCGATACTGGCAAGGATATGCTTGCGCGACAGGCCGCGATCGTTTGGGCTGTCGCTCATTGGGTTAAACACCTTAGTGGCGATAACCACGTCGTCCCTAGGTACCATCTTGAGCAGCGTATTGCCCAGCACCTCTTCGCTGGCGCCTTTGGAGTACATATCGGCGGTGTCGAAAAAATTAATGCCGAGATCCAGCGCCTTTTTAATAAAGGGGCGAGTCTGTTCCTCGTTTAGCACCCACTCACGCCACTGCGGGCTGCCGTAGGTCATGCAGCCCAAACAGATGGGGGATACCTTAAGGCCAGTTGAACCAAATCGTACGTATTTCATTGGGGATCTCCTGCTGTGTCTGACATAGGGAAAGAGCAATAGCCCTCGATCTTTTTATCCAGTACGGCGAGGCAGCTTTCCAGCTCAAGAATACGGGCGCGAACCACGTCACGGTGCGCTTCCAAAAGCGCTCGGCGCTCATGTTGAGTGTTGTCTCCTTCGGCAACGAGCGTCACATAGTGCTGCATTTGGCGCAGAGGCATGCCAGTTGTTCTCATCTTGCCGAGAAAATCCAGCCTTTGAAGCGTCGCGTCATCATAGTCGCGCTGCCCGCTGGCATCGCGATAAATCGGTGGCAGCAGGCCGATGCGCTCGTAGTAGCGCAATGTGTGTGGCGTCAGCCTGACCTTTTTTGCCAATGTGCCGATTTTCATAGGAAATTGCCTTCTCGTCTCTGGGATGAATAACTCTAAGGGTTAGAGTACGCTCTAAGTCAAGAAAGAAAATGATTCTTTAAGAAAGGAGAAAAAAGGCCGCTCGAAAGGTGCCTGCGGCCTCTAACTAACATCAGTAAATCGTTACCAGAACGTGGCTGCCGTCTTTCCGGCACTGCTGATAAAAATGGAGAAGCTGGTCTAGCGACTGAGTCAGTTCACTGAACAGCGCTTCGCTATCTTCCGAGAGCCAGATATTTGGGTAAATGTCTTCTTCATTGAGGCGGCTGGGAGAAAACTCACTCTTGAGCTGCGCTCTGTCAATGCTGCTCAGGGCGCGAATAATCTCTTCCAGCTCGTTGTGCCCCGTTGCGGCAATAAAGGTTTCATCATCGATAACGTGAACGCCGACAACGGCATCGCTAAGCGGATCCCCTTCTAACGGCTCACTGGCAGAGACGCCCGTCAGGATAAAGTGCAGGCCGTCCCACATTTTATCCAGATCCAGCGTCGGGTTTTTTTCTTCCAGCGCGTCAATTTCATCGACTATCGGTTCGTCGCCTAAGTCAATCAGTCGGTTGAGCTCGTCTTCACTGACGGCGATATAGCGGGCAAGCATACCCATAGGAACTCTCTCTTCTTAGTTTAGTTAACCCATGATTTGGTTAATTCATGATAAAGCAGCGCCGGAGATTTGGCATCTTCGGCGCGTGGAACATTAGGGGATCAGCAGTGACGAGCCCACAGTGCTGCGGCTTTCCAGCGTCTGATGAGCGCGAACGGCTTCACTTAGCGGGAAGCGCTGCTCGGCGGGAACGTCAACGTTAATCGCACCGCTGGCGACAAGGGAAAACAGCTCGTTAGCCGCCTGCTGTAGCTGGGTGTGTGTTTTCAAATAGTGTCCTAGAGACGGGCGAGTAACGTACAGGCCGCCTTTTTGGTTCAGAATTCCCAGATCGACACCGGTTACTGGCCCGGATGAATTACCGAAAGTGACCATCAGCCCAAGAGGGCGAATGCTGTCGAGGGAGGCAATCCAGGTGTCTTTACCCACGGAATCATAGACAACGTTGACTTTTTCACCATTTGTCAGGGCTGCAACGCGCTCGGCAATATTCTCTTCCCGATAGTTAATCGTGGCCCAGGCTCCGTCCTTCTTGGCTTGTTCGGCTTTCTCTGCGCTGCCAACTGTGCCGATAAGCTTTACCCCTAGCGCTTTGGCCCACTGACAGGCGATGCGGCCAACGCCACCGGCCGCCGCGTGAAACAGAATGATTTCACCGGGCTTAACGCGGTAGGTCATATACAGCAGGTAGTAAACGGTGAGCCCTTTTAGAAGGGAAGCCGCTGCCTGCTCGTAACTGATGGACTTTGGCAGCGTTACGACTTTATCCGCTGGAGCATTGTGCACAGAGCTGTAGGCACCAAGAGGCGCCTGAGCATAGGCGACTCGATCGCCGGGTTTTAAGTGTTGAACGTTTCGCCCGACCTTCACAACGACGCCAGCCGCTTCAGTACCCAAACCGCTGGGCAGACTGGGAACGGGGTAGAGTCCGCTGCGAATATAGGTATCGATATAGTTAATGCCGATAGCGTGGTTTTCTATTTGAACTTCATTGTCGCTCGGCTCGGCGGGTGTGAACTCAACAACGTCCAAAACATCTGGGCCGCCGTGCTGACTGAACTGGATACGCGCTGCCATGTGAACTCCTCGTAGCTTTCA
This DNA window, taken from Leminorella richardii, encodes the following:
- the lexA gene encoding transcriptional repressor LexA is translated as MKALTARQQQIYDMIREHIGQSGMPPTRAEIARTLGFKSPNAAEEHLKAMARKGVIEIVTGASRGIRLLMEEAEEETGLPLIGRVAAGEPLLAQEHIESHYRVDPALFRPHADFLLRVSGMSMKDIGIVDGDLLAVHKTQDVRNGQVVVARIDDEVTVKRLKKQGNVVQLLPENEEFSPIVVDLSEQSLTIEGLAVGVIRNGDWM
- the zur gene encoding zinc uptake transcriptional repressor Zur, coding for MVSVNITSMLAKAQKLCEQRAVRLTPQRQLVLQLMAEQPNAISAYDLLDLLRESEPQAKPPTVYRALDFLLEQGFIHKIESTNSYVVCHHVGEPLHTSALFICDSCGLVAEHHAKGIDKLLKSLADESSFTIQHSVLETHGTCGQCNKQSA
- the dusA gene encoding tRNA dihydrouridine(20/20a) synthase DusA, which produces MSQFPSHRFSVAPMLDWTDRHCRYFHRLLTRQTLLYTEMVTTGAILFGKGDYLGYSREEQPVALQLGGSDPAALAECAARAEALGYSEINLNAGCPSDRVQNGRFGACLMAEPELVADCVAAMKEAVTIPVTVKTRIGIDDSDSYAFLQRFIEVVSQRGGCQSFTLHARKAWLSGLSPKENREIPPLDYDRVYRVKQELPHLTICINGGVKSLEEAKGHLEHVDGVMMGREAYQNPGILACVDRELFGDCAEPLAPAAAVEAMYPYIESELTKGTYLGHITRHMLGLFQGVPGARQFRRHLSENAHKAGADVEILRQALAFVSGKDT
- a CDS encoding aldo/keto reductase, giving the protein MKYVRFGSTGLKVSPICLGCMTYGSPQWREWVLNEEQTRPFIKKALDLGINFFDTADMYSKGASEEVLGNTLLKMVPRDDVVIATKVFNPMSDSPNDRGLSRKHILASIDNSLKRLGTDYIDLYIIHRFDPETPIEETIDALDTVVRSGKARYIGASSMHSWQFMRMLDLQERHGMARFVSMQNHYNLIYREEEREMLPLCREMGIAVTPWSPLARGVLTGSRKNATVRAATDAPAHSWYNHQEEEDELVAAVEQVASARGIPMAQVAMAWVHSKPGITAPIVGASKPHHLDDAIASLSITLTDEEIAILEAPYRPRELAGHE
- a CDS encoding MerR family transcriptional regulator, giving the protein MKIGTLAKKVRLTPHTLRYYERIGLLPPIYRDASGQRDYDDATLQRLDFLGKMRTTGMPLRQMQHYVTLVAEGDNTQHERRALLEAHRDVVRARILELESCLAVLDKKIEGYCSFPMSDTAGDPQ
- a CDS encoding YfbM family protein produces the protein MGMLARYIAVSEDELNRLIDLGDEPIVDEIDALEEKNPTLDLDKMWDGLHFILTGVSASEPLEGDPLSDAVVGVHVIDDETFIAATGHNELEEIIRALSSIDRAQLKSEFSPSRLNEEDIYPNIWLSEDSEALFSELTQSLDQLLHFYQQCRKDGSHVLVTIY
- a CDS encoding quinone oxidoreductase — protein: MAARIQFSQHGGPDVLDVVEFTPAEPSDNEVQIENHAIGINYIDTYIRSGLYPVPSLPSGLGTEAAGVVVKVGRNVQHLKPGDRVAYAQAPLGAYSSVHNAPADKVVTLPKSISYEQAAASLLKGLTVYYLLYMTYRVKPGEIILFHAAAGGVGRIACQWAKALGVKLIGTVGSAEKAEQAKKDGAWATINYREENIAERVAALTNGEKVNVVYDSVGKDTWIASLDSIRPLGLMVTFGNSSGPVTGVDLGILNQKGGLYVTRPSLGHYLKTHTQLQQAANELFSLVASGAINVDVPAEQRFPLSEAVRAHQTLESRSTVGSSLLIP